In Longimicrobium sp., the DNA window CCGCGCGCGCGAGGCGAGATCCGCGTCGTGCGTCACCAGCACGAGCGTGGTCCCCAGCTCGCGGTTGAGCTCCATCAGCAGGTCGATCACCCGCTGCCCGGTGGCCGCGTCGAGGTTCCCCGTCGGCTCGTCGGCGAAGAGGATGCGCGGCTCGTGCACGAACGCGCGGGCGATGGCCACGCGCTGCTGCTCGCCGCCGGAGAGCTGCGCGGGAAAGTGGTGGCCGCGCCCGCCCAGCCCCACGCGCGCCAGGAGCTCGTCCGCGCGGCCGTTGGAGCGCTGGCCGCGCAGCTGCAGCGGCACCTCCACGTTCTCGCGCGCGGTGAGCGTGGGGATGAGTTGGAACGACTGGAAGACGAAGCCGATGCGCTCGCGCCGCAGCACCGCGCGCTGGTCCTCGCTCAGCCCGCCGATGTCGGTGCCGTCGAGCCGCACGGTGCCGCCGCTGGGGCGGTCGAGCCCCGCGAGGAGGCCCAGGAGCGTCGTCTTGCCGCTCCCCGACGGTCCGACGATTGCCACCGTCTCCCCCGCGTCCACCCGAAAGGTTACGTTCGTCACCGCGGCCAGCTGCTGCCCGCCGCTGCGGTACGTCTTGGACAGATCTTCTACGATGAGCACGCTGCTCCGCCGGTTCCTGATCGTTGTGCCGACCTTCTGCACCCTGATACTCGGCTGCGGCCCCGAGGATCGCAAACCGTCGTCGCAGGCGCCGGAGGACACCGCCGCGATCTCCGCGAACGACGGCTCGGCGGAGGACCCCACCGGGAGCGCCGCGCGCACCGCCGGCCGCCGCGTGGTGATGTTCGTGGGTACGAGCCTGACCGCGGCGCTGGGGCTGGACCCCGACCTCGGCTTCCCCGCGCGCGTGCAGGCCAAGATCGACTCGGCCGGCCTGCCGTTCGAGGTGGTGAACGCCGGCGTCAGCGGCGAGGTCTCCGCCCAGGCGCGCGACCGCGTGGCGAAGTGGCTGGTGAAGCAGCCGTTCGACGTGATGGTGCTGGAGACGGGCGCCAACGACATGCTGCAGGGCCTCTCGCTCGCCGCGCTGCAGCGCAACATCCAGCAGATCGTGGACACCGTGCGGAAGGTGCGGCCGGACGCGCGCATCGTGCTGGCGGGGATGGTGGCGGCGCCGAACCTGGGCGAGCGCTACGGCCGCGAGTTCCGTGCGGTATACACCGGCGTCGCCGAGCGCGACTCCCTGCCGCTGATCCCGTTCCTGCTCGACGGCGTGGCGGGCCACGCGGAGCTGAACCTGGGCGACGGCATCCACCCCAACGAGCAGGGCCAGCGTATCGTGGCCGCCAACGTCTGGAAGGTGCTCGAGCCCGTCCTCCGCGAGCAGGCGGCCAAGGCGGCGGCGGGCGGTCCGTAATGGAGCTCGGCTTGATCGAATGGGCAGCTACTGTTATTTTGGACAAACTCCACAGATGAGTGGCAAACGAACTGAATTGCGAGGGAACGATGGCGCCGAATTCCGGTCCGTACGATCGAGGCGACCGGTTGCCGCACGACAGTTCGGCTACCGGCAGTGAGCCTGATCATCAGGCCCCTTCCAAGCGGAAGCGGGTCTCGTGGCTTGCTACGGCACGTTCGCTGAAGCTGCAGGGCCCTACCGATCTGTCCGTTCGACTCCACTCGTACCTGTACGGGGAGCCGGACGATGGCGAGGAATAGAGTCTTCCTCGACGCCTCCTACGCGATCGCGCTATCCGTGGAAACGGACGCGCATCATTCGGCCGCCGTCCAACTCTCTCGTCAGCTCGAATCGCGAGCGACGTTCGTGACAACGCGCGCGGTTCTGCTGGAGATCGGAAACGCGCTTGCACGAAGTCAGTTCCGTCGGGGATTGGTGAACCTGCTTACCGACCTCGAGGCGGATCCCGATGTCGAGATCGTACCTCTGTCTGACGAGTTGTACGCAAAGGGGTTAACCCTGCTGCGGACCCGACCGGATAAGCGGTGGGGTCTTACCGACTGCATCTCGTTCGTGGTGATGCAAGAGCGCGGATTGCTAGAGGCACTCACCGCTGATGAGCACTTCCGCCAAGCTGGCTTCCAACCGTTGCTCCGCAATCTGGCCAACTGAGATCGTTGGACCGATTCGCTGGCCGAACGAGGAGGCGCGTGTCTGGGTGGCGCAGTTGCTCACCGACACGAGAGTCGCCGTGGTCGTGATCTACGGCTCGGCAGTGCGGGCCGTTACGGAGAGCAACGACGTAGATCTCCTCCTCGTCGCGGATACCGAACCTGCGTACGCGCCGCCGCTCGATGTCGATCTCCACTGGGTGGATGCTGCGCAGGTGGATTCGGCCGTCGCGGCGGGCGACGAGGTGCTCGGATGGGGGCTGCGCTTCGGGATTCCGCTGGTGGATCGTGAGGGAATCTGGGCGCGGTTGATCGAGCGTTGGGGAGATCTGCTTCCGTTCCCATCCGCCGCGGCGGCGGATGAGCGAGCACGTCGCGCCACCACCGCGGCCGAGGGTCTGCGCGCGGACGGCGATTGCGAGGCCGCCGACGAAGTGCTGCTGGCCGCGCTGACGCAACGCGCCCGTGCACGGCTCATCCGCGCCGGGATTTATCCCCTGTCGCGCCCTGAGCTGCCCGATCAGCTCGTCGAGTTGGGCGACGTCGATCTGGCGCGGCAGCTCACGGATCTGCTCAACGCCCGCATCTGATCGCCCGTCCTGTCCTCACTCCCCGAAAACCGATGATGATACGCCGGCGCTCGGTGTCGCTCCTCGCGATCGTGTCGATCTCCACCATCACCCCCGCCGCCGCGCAGCACTCGCCGTGCGTGGCGGAGTGCGCGGACGTCGCGGTGGTGCACGCGGCGGTGTGGACGGGCGTGCGCGGGGCGGCGGACGCGCAGGCGGTGGCGGCGCGCGGAGGCCGCATCATCGCAGTCGGCAGCGACGCGGAGGTGAACCGCGTGATCGGGCCGCGCACGCGCGTGGTCGACGCGGGCGGGAGGATGGTGGTGCCGGGGTTCATCGACTCGCACGTGCACTTCATCACCGGCGGTGTCGCGCTCTCCTCGGTGCAGCTGCGCGACGCGGCCACGCCCGCCGAGTTCGTGCGCCGCATTCGCGACTACGCGCGCACGCTTCCCGCGGGCGCGTGGATCACCGAGGGGAACTGGGACCACTCGCTCTGGGGCGGCGAGCTGCCGCGCAAGGAGTGGATCGACTCCATCACCCCTGACAACCCCGTCTGGATCAATCGCCTGGACGGCCACATGGCACTCGCCAACTCGGCGGCGCTGCGGGCGGCCGGCGTCACCGCGGCCACGCGCGACGTGGAGGGCGGCGAGATCGTGCGCGGCGCCAACGGCGAGCCCACCGGCATCTTCAAGGACAACGCGCTGGGGCTGGTGGACCGCGCCGTCCCCCCGCTCGGCGCCGAGCAGCAGGACCGGGCGCTGGCCGCGGCCATGCGCCACGTGGCCGAG includes these proteins:
- a CDS encoding PIN domain-containing protein, with protein sequence MARNRVFLDASYAIALSVETDAHHSAAVQLSRQLESRATFVTTRAVLLEIGNALARSQFRRGLVNLLTDLEADPDVEIVPLSDELYAKGLTLLRTRPDKRWGLTDCISFVVMQERGLLEALTADEHFRQAGFQPLLRNLAN
- a CDS encoding arylesterase, whose amino-acid sequence is MSTLLRRFLIVVPTFCTLILGCGPEDRKPSSQAPEDTAAISANDGSAEDPTGSAARTAGRRVVMFVGTSLTAALGLDPDLGFPARVQAKIDSAGLPFEVVNAGVSGEVSAQARDRVAKWLVKQPFDVMVLETGANDMLQGLSLAALQRNIQQIVDTVRKVRPDARIVLAGMVAAPNLGERYGREFRAVYTGVAERDSLPLIPFLLDGVAGHAELNLGDGIHPNEQGQRIVAANVWKVLEPVLREQAAKAAAGGP
- a CDS encoding amidohydrolase family protein, whose amino-acid sequence is MMIRRRSVSLLAIVSISTITPAAAQHSPCVAECADVAVVHAAVWTGVRGAADAQAVAARGGRIIAVGSDAEVNRVIGPRTRVVDAGGRMVVPGFIDSHVHFITGGVALSSVQLRDAATPAEFVRRIRDYARTLPAGAWITEGNWDHSLWGGELPRKEWIDSITPDNPVWINRLDGHMALANSAALRAAGVTAATRDVEGGEIVRGANGEPTGIFKDNALGLVDRAVPPLGAEQQDRALAAAMRHVAEQGVTSVQHMGGWDDLRTFRRARAAGRLRTRISAAVPLESWARLRDTVAASGRGDEWLR
- a CDS encoding ABC transporter ATP-binding protein, translated to MLIVEDLSKTYRSGGQQLAAVTNVTFRVDAGETVAIVGPSGSGKTTLLGLLAGLDRPSGGTVRLDGTDIGGLSEDQRAVLRRERIGFVFQSFQLIPTLTARENVEVPLQLRGQRSNGRADELLARVGLGGRGHHFPAQLSGGEQQRVAIARAFVHEPRILFADEPTGNLDAATGQRVIDLLMELNRELGTTLVLVTHDADLASRARRVIRLSDGRVVSDERSGEP